One genomic segment of Entelurus aequoreus isolate RoL-2023_Sb linkage group LG25, RoL_Eaeq_v1.1, whole genome shotgun sequence includes these proteins:
- the LOC133642174 gene encoding LOW QUALITY PROTEIN: protein phosphatase 1 regulatory subunit 29 (The sequence of the model RefSeq protein was modified relative to this genomic sequence to represent the inferred CDS: inserted 9 bases in 9 codons; deleted 4 bases in 4 codons), with product MQSLSTTSGFIAIISSLLIADRFPGVVNGDCWLIEGDKGYVWLAICSQNQPPYETIPQHINNTVHDLRLNENKLKAVSLNSMYRFTNLTDLXLTKNEISYIEDGAFSGQANLQVLQLGYNKLTNLTEGMMRGLSRMQCLFLQHNLIEVIASNAFWECPSLSSIDLSSNKLGRIDPSTFTVLNHLMVCELAANPFHCGCDLYSFLIWLESFNNVTHTYDRLQCETPREMFGFPLLSPIASGHAARNAKNILFSHCRDGVMIPGMTSLPPDLDGPSGMGPDMYGGVGPYHQPNTSTGVENNFIPSIKLHQVSLSSASXLVQIPRPFSKMYILTQYNHTYVSDVMTXKNNKEKITLSKLKXHTNYTFCVASIRNSQRYNHTCLTFSTRSENXTPTPSTTTHYIMTIVGCLFGMLIVLGFVYYCLRKKRMHDEKKKVICVKKTILEMRYGPQVAAAVANDPAAVHKLQEHSRENHQYHHHHGGKLPMSTSSSTGMLHSANTSSSRLSSIPQVEKMATAFSEAMGSKGNYMDIRSGGAGMERLGXDSGHGVMRGDDLRXDDGTDVGEDSEDDGHGSASEISTIAMEVDKVNQIINNCIDALKLDAAAVAASGSSPNPTPSSNPTXPTPNSSSALTRGLITLSQGMTDSCQGNKIPPPPPLPALNXPLSERPGISGGGFVVTPPYRPPPPANAVRPIQRQMSADAAVVIVNAVKKQTSTNSCGSVGRDRERGGARVYSLDVPEPRSPDACNQQQYSDRASPVGCGEPLERLPLVGSMSCTGGGGGGCDSGGVGAQHQENQNAHHYHQQQQQLDVQQDYHCSEHRHSVPALYYDGSHQGSPAQRVSFLKPLSRSRRDAASYSQLSPARHHSSYSGYSSSPEYSSESTLRIWERFRPYRKGQRDEACYVTAGNALRKKVQFAKGEDLHDILDYWKGVSAQQKL from the exons ATGCAGAGTCTTTCCACCACATCAGGTTTCATTGCTATTATTTCCTCCCTCCTAATTGCCGACCGCTTTCCCGGTGTGGTCAACGGGGACTGCTGGCTCATTGAGGGGGACAAAGGTTACGTGTGGTTGGCTATCTGCAGTCAGAACCAACCACCGTACGAGACAATCCCACAACACATCAACAACACTGTCCATGACTTGAGACTCAATGAGAACAAACTTAAAGCTGTGTCCCTAAACTCCATGTACCGATTCACCAACCTCACAGATC ATCTGACCAAGAATGAAATCAGCTACATCGAAGATGGCGCCTTTTCGGGACAAGCTAACCTACAG GTCCTACAGCTGGGCTACAACAAACTAACCAACCTGACAGAGGGTATGATGAGGGGGCTCAGCCGAATGCAATGTCTATTCCTCCAGCATAATCTA ATTGAGGTTATCGCCAGCAATGCATTCTGGGAGTGCCCCAGCCTTAGCAGCATTGATCTGTCATCCAACAAACTTGGCCGGATTGATCCCTCGACATTTACAGTTCTAAATCACCTAATGGTTTGCGAACTAGCAGCAAATCCTTTCCATTGTGGCTGTGATCTTTACAGTTTCCTTATCTGGCTGGAATCTTTCAACAACGTCACGCACACCTACGATCGTCTTCAGTGCGAGACACCCCGGGAGATGTTCGGCTTTCCCCTACTGAGCCCCATTGCTTCCGGTCATGCCGCTCGAAATGCCAAAAACATCTTATTCTCCCACTGCAGAGACGGAGTGATGATTCCTGGAATGACATCCCTCCCGCCAGACCTGGATGGTCCTTCTGGGATGGGTCCAGATATGTACGGTGGTGTGGGTCCTTACCACCAGCCAAACACCTCCACAGGGGTAGAAAACAACTTCATTCCAAgcatcaagctccatcaggtgtcTTTGTCATCAGCGT CTCTCGTCCAGATTCCGAGGCCCTTCAGCAAAATGTATATTCTAACACAGTACAACCACACGTATGTGTCTGATGTTATGA CTAAGAACAACAAGGAAAAGATCACCCTCAGCAAGCTCA CACACACCAATTACACCTTCTGTGTCGCATCCATCCGTAACTCTCAAAGATATAATCACACCTGCCTCACGTTTTCCACTCGCTCCGAGA ATACTCCCACACCTTCCACCACTACACACTACATCATGACAATAGTGGGCTGCCTATTTGGCATGCTCATTGTTTTGGGCTTTGTCTATTACTGTTTACGAAAGAAACGTATGCATGATGAGAAGAAGAAGGTTATCTGTGTCAAGAAAACTATTCTGGAGATGCGCTACGGACCTCAGGTGGCAGCAGCAGTTGCAAATGATCCAGCAGCAGTCCACAAGCTGCAGGAACACTCCAGAGAG AACCATCAATATCATCACCACCATGGGGGAAAGCTACCCATGTCTACATCCTCGAGCACTGGAATGCTTCACTCAGCTAACACCAGTTCCTCAAGACTGTCGTCTATCCCCCAAGTGGAAAAAATGGCCACGGCTTTCTCAGAGGCCATGGGAAGT AAGGGGAACTACATGGATATCAGAAGTGGGGGGGCAGGGATGGAGAGGCTCG GAGACAGTGGGCATGGAGTGATGAGAGGGGATGATTTAA AGGATGATGGAACTGATGTTGGAGAAGACTCTGAGGACGATGGGCATGGCTCAGCATCGGAGATCTCG ACCATTGCAATGGAGGTGGACAAAGTCAACCAGATTATTAACAACTGCATTGATGCACTGAAGCTAGACGCAGCAGCTGTTGCAGCTTCAGGCTCCTCTCCAAATCCTACACCTTCCTCCAACCCTA TCCCAACCCCAAACAGCTCATCCGCTCTTACCCGTGGCTTGATTACTCTTTCACAAGGGATGACGGACTCATGCCAAGGTAACAAAATCCCACCTCCACCCCCGCTCCCTGCCTTGA ACCCACTTTCTGAGCGCCCAGGGATCAGCGGTGGTGGCTTCGTCGTCACCCCTCCCTACAGACCGCCACCACCGGCCAACGCTGTACGCCCCATTCAGCGCCAAATGAGTGCGGATGCAGCTGTGGTGATTGTGAACGCCGTCAAGAAACAGACCAGCACCAACTCTTGTGGCTCTGTAGGCCGGGACAGGGAGCGTGGCGGAGCTCGTGTCTATAGTCTAGATGTTCCAGAGCCAAGGAGTCCAGATGCCTGTAATCAACAGCAATACTCAGACCGGGCCAGTCCTGTGGGCTGTGGGGAGCCCCTGGAAAGACTGCCGTTAGTGGGGAGTATGAGCTGCACTGGAGGGGGTGGCGGTGGTTGCGACAGTGGTGGTGTTGGTGCCCAACATCAGGAAAACCAAAATGCCCATCATTATCATCAACAGCAACAGCAGTTGGATGTGCAGCAGGACTACCACTGCTCAGAGCACCGCCACTCTGTCCCAGCTCTCTACTACGACGGCTCCCACCAGGGGTCCCCAGCCCAGAGGGTTTCCTTCCTAAAGCCGCTATCACGCTCCCGTAGGGATGCAGCATCTTACTCCCAGCTTTCGCCGGCTCGCCACCATTCTAGTTACTCCGGCTACTCCTCCAGTCCTGAGTACTCCTCGGAGAGCACACTGAGGATCTGGGAGCGCTTCCGTCCTTACCGTAAAGGCCAGCGTGATGAGGCTTGTTACGTAACGGCCGGGAACGCCCTTCGGAAGAAGGTGCAATTTGCTAAAGGCGAGGACCTGCATGACATCCTGGATTACTGGAAGGGTGTATCGGCACAGCAAAAGCTTTGA